The Deltaproteobacteria bacterium genome has a window encoding:
- a CDS encoding gamma-glutamyl-gamma-aminobutyrate hydrolase family protein (Members of this family of hydrolases with an active site Cys residue belong to MEROPS family C26.), which translates to MARPVIGITVSIDPGERIRPGQQYLYVGRAYARAVEAAGGAPVLLPPDLAPERAAALCAGLVVTGGAQLPAALGGPSPGDERALGPAGAPAELAERVAWDLALIDAARERRRPLLGVCYGMQLLNLRLGGTLHADLRRAAGTTIDHGGSGRIAEHEVTLDEASALRAVLGTRARVASSHHQAVARLALGLRAVARARDGVLEAFEGEGLLGVEWHPEHDATAPAVYGWLLAEARRAA; encoded by the coding sequence GTGGCGCGTCCGGTGATCGGCATCACGGTGAGCATCGACCCGGGCGAGCGGATCCGGCCCGGACAGCAGTACCTCTACGTCGGGCGCGCCTACGCCCGCGCGGTGGAGGCGGCCGGCGGCGCCCCCGTCCTGCTCCCGCCCGACCTCGCGCCCGAGCGCGCCGCGGCCCTGTGCGCGGGCCTCGTCGTCACGGGCGGCGCGCAGCTTCCGGCGGCCCTCGGCGGTCCGAGCCCCGGGGACGAGCGCGCCCTCGGGCCCGCCGGCGCTCCCGCCGAGCTTGCCGAGCGCGTCGCCTGGGACCTGGCGCTCATCGATGCGGCGCGCGAGCGCCGGCGGCCGCTGCTCGGGGTCTGCTACGGCATGCAGCTCCTGAACCTGCGCCTGGGCGGCACGCTCCACGCCGACCTGCGGCGAGCCGCCGGCACCACCATCGACCACGGCGGCTCGGGGCGCATCGCCGAGCACGAGGTGACGCTCGACGAGGCGAGCGCGCTGCGCGCCGTGCTCGGCACGCGCGCGCGGGTGGCGTCGTCCCACCACCAGGCGGTGGCGCGGCTCGCGCTCGGGCTGCGGGCCGTGGCGCGCGCCCGCGACGGCGTCCTCGAGGCCTTCGAGGGCGAGGGCCTGCTCGGGGTCGAGTGGCACCCCGAGCACGACGCCACGGCGCCGGCCGTCTACGGCTGGCTGCTGGCCGAGGCCCGGAGGGCCGCGTGA
- a CDS encoding DUF2804 domain-containing protein, which translates to MARLPDHLPILDRPGAQRVREATYLEREITAPVDLCDARGRLDPAARGFARQPLFRANLSGHWPRKKRWNFWNWIAPDFVFSVTLANLDLASMCAFTLTDLRDGTHWSGGSFGGPGRIELPEQVEASVAFAGGGADYQNRIEGPDLAVRFRGRARDRTELAAEFTVRRPPGHESLNVVVPWSETRFQCNSKHAALPCEGEVRAGARRYRFDPRTGFAVQDWGRGIWPYRSFWNWGVATGYAGDVLLGVNFGAKWTTGTGANENGILCDGRLHKVMEDLRWDYDPVEWRKPWRVVAEHSGALDLVLEPVVAHTPRANLGVLATGGVCAFGRWRGRVRVEGREIAVDGLIGWAEEFAHRW; encoded by the coding sequence ATGGCCCGACTGCCCGACCACCTCCCGATCCTCGACCGCCCGGGTGCGCAGCGGGTGCGCGAGGCCACCTACCTCGAGCGCGAGATCACCGCGCCCGTCGACCTGTGCGACGCGCGCGGGCGGCTCGACCCGGCGGCGCGCGGCTTCGCGCGCCAGCCCCTCTTCCGCGCCAACCTCTCGGGCCACTGGCCGCGCAAGAAGCGCTGGAACTTCTGGAACTGGATCGCGCCGGACTTCGTGTTCTCGGTCACGCTCGCGAACCTCGACCTGGCCTCGATGTGCGCCTTCACGCTCACCGACCTCCGCGACGGCACGCACTGGAGCGGCGGCTCGTTCGGCGGGCCCGGGCGGATCGAGCTGCCCGAGCAGGTCGAGGCGAGCGTCGCCTTCGCGGGCGGGGGCGCCGACTACCAGAACCGGATCGAGGGCCCCGACCTCGCCGTGCGCTTCCGCGGCCGCGCCCGCGACCGGACCGAGCTCGCGGCCGAGTTCACGGTGCGCCGCCCGCCCGGCCACGAGAGCCTGAACGTCGTGGTGCCCTGGAGCGAGACGCGCTTCCAGTGCAACTCGAAGCACGCCGCGCTCCCCTGCGAGGGCGAGGTGCGCGCCGGCGCGCGGCGCTACCGCTTCGACCCGCGCACCGGCTTCGCCGTCCAGGACTGGGGCCGCGGCATCTGGCCCTACCGCTCCTTCTGGAACTGGGGCGTCGCGACCGGCTACGCGGGCGACGTGCTCCTCGGCGTGAACTTCGGCGCGAAGTGGACCACCGGGACGGGCGCCAACGAGAACGGGATCCTGTGCGACGGGCGCCTCCACAAGGTGATGGAGGACCTGCGCTGGGACTACGACCCGGTCGAGTGGCGCAAGCCCTGGCGCGTGGTCGCCGAGCACTCGGGCGCGCTCGACCTCGTGCTCGAGCCCGTCGTCGCGCACACGCCGCGGGCGAACCTCGGCGTCCTCGCGACGGGCGGCGTCTGCGCCTTCGGGCGCTGGCGCGGGCGGGTGCGGGTCGAGGGGCGCGAGATCGCGGTCGACGGGCTGATCGGCTGGGCCGAGGAGTTCGCGCACCGCTGGTGA
- a CDS encoding M20/M25/M40 family metallo-hydrolase gives MLRRTLALALLFAATPASAFTPEEVTAAAAVAREVEADVTQLAADALEGRGSGTPGGAAARELLIDELEQIGPGLDTAASGREAYQQPFDGVRTNLLAVIPGGARADEFVIVGAHYDHIPPGGCTNLGDAICNGATDNAAGVAVVLAIGRALRALPAPPERSVVLALWDGEEIGLLGSSHFVAHPLVPLADVVSYVNFDIQGANLMPSVRELSFAIGTETGGALLTSLTSAAIDAVGLDTRLLSVVFGQLRSDYVGFHVGGVPIVFFSDATNACYHTSRDDLAVVDVRKLARQAEIGFRLVLGLAEDEQRPVLTPPTALTTFDDLLAISDVLTRSLADLDHVSPGYRDQLVALEAQARGNVGEGPEALDETETIAIATGAMEITTYGFPCDPQLLPEPGGGASAVLAALALAACARRGR, from the coding sequence ATGCTCCGCCGAACCCTTGCGCTCGCGCTGCTCTTCGCTGCTACCCCGGCTTCCGCCTTCACACCGGAGGAGGTGACCGCGGCGGCCGCCGTCGCCCGCGAGGTGGAGGCAGACGTCACGCAGCTCGCGGCCGACGCGCTCGAGGGGCGCGGCAGCGGGACCCCGGGCGGCGCCGCCGCGCGCGAGCTCCTGATCGACGAGCTCGAGCAGATCGGCCCTGGCCTCGACACGGCGGCCAGCGGCCGCGAGGCCTACCAGCAGCCCTTCGACGGGGTGCGCACGAACCTGCTGGCCGTGATCCCGGGCGGGGCCCGGGCGGACGAGTTCGTGATCGTGGGTGCCCACTACGACCACATACCGCCGGGCGGGTGCACGAACCTGGGCGACGCGATCTGCAACGGCGCCACCGACAACGCCGCCGGGGTGGCGGTGGTGCTGGCGATCGGACGCGCGCTGCGGGCGCTGCCGGCGCCGCCGGAGCGATCGGTCGTCCTCGCGCTCTGGGACGGTGAGGAGATCGGGCTGCTCGGGTCGAGCCACTTCGTCGCGCACCCGCTGGTCCCGCTCGCGGACGTGGTCAGCTACGTCAACTTCGACATCCAGGGCGCGAACCTGATGCCGAGCGTGCGCGAACTGAGCTTCGCGATCGGGACGGAGACCGGCGGCGCGCTGCTCACCTCGCTCACGAGCGCCGCGATCGACGCGGTCGGGCTCGACACGCGGCTGCTCTCGGTCGTGTTCGGCCAGCTCCGCAGCGACTACGTCGGCTTCCACGTGGGCGGGGTGCCGATCGTCTTCTTCAGCGACGCCACCAACGCCTGCTACCACACGAGCCGCGACGACCTCGCCGTCGTCGACGTGCGCAAGCTCGCCCGCCAGGCCGAGATCGGCTTCCGGCTCGTGCTCGGGCTCGCCGAGGACGAGCAGCGTCCGGTCCTCACGCCACCCACGGCGCTCACCACCTTCGACGACCTGCTGGCCATCTCCGACGTCCTGACCCGGAGCCTCGCGGATCTCGATCACGTCTCCCCCGGGTACCGCGACCAGCTCGTGGCGCTCGAGGCGCAGGCGCGCGGGAACGTCGGAGAAGGCCCCGAGGCTCTCGACGAGACCGAGACGATCGCGATCGCCACCGGGGCGATGGAGATCACGACCTACGGCTTCCCCTGTGACCCGCAGCTGCTGCCCGAGCCCGGCGGCGGGGCGAGCGCCGTGCTCGCGGCGCTCGCGCTGGCGGCGTGCGCGCGGCGCGGGCGCTGA
- the dnaB gene encoding replicative DNA helicase, whose amino-acid sequence MVQFGSIPNDAKEDGVARTQGRSRREEDGAPALGSSGRVPPNDLDAEKSVLSGLLLRNESIHAVYLECKPEDFYHPAHRALFEAMHALSEAGSPVDLRTLSDHLVRHKLLDRIGGPVALAEIADFETTAAHVVHHARIVRDRAIRRRLIGVATEIVEMGFDGGDRADTLLDQAEGRILDIGRQNARETFRSLQDEMQSTFDYVEAVMGRGGELTGVPTGFKELDEKTGGLQPGELFILAARPSMGKTALALNIARNAAVLHRKKVAVFSLEMTAQALVLRMLSAEAEVDQSRIRSGYLTTHDYKRLRDAAGAIGHADIWIDDSGMITVLEMKAKCRRMKKDRGLDLVMVDYLQLAHGDGRNERREQEISEISRGLKAMAKELEIPVIALSQLNRGPENRPGKDKRPMLADLRESGAIEQDADVIAFIYRDWFYNRDDPGKEDLAELIISKQRNGPTGTIELTFLSRLAQFRDRSAFVPDDQGPPRGGSGFLPPDEDGSEPGDFL is encoded by the coding sequence GTGGTACAGTTCGGCTCGATCCCGAACGACGCGAAGGAAGACGGCGTGGCGCGAACCCAGGGCCGGTCGCGACGCGAAGAGGACGGCGCTCCTGCGCTCGGCTCTTCGGGCCGGGTCCCGCCGAACGACCTCGATGCCGAGAAGTCGGTCCTCTCGGGCCTGCTGCTGCGCAACGAGTCGATCCACGCGGTGTACCTCGAGTGCAAGCCCGAGGACTTCTACCACCCCGCGCACCGCGCGCTCTTCGAGGCGATGCACGCGCTCTCCGAGGCGGGCTCGCCGGTGGACCTGCGCACGCTCTCGGACCACCTGGTGCGGCACAAGCTGCTCGACCGGATCGGCGGGCCGGTGGCGCTCGCCGAGATCGCGGACTTCGAGACCACCGCCGCCCACGTCGTCCACCACGCGCGCATCGTGCGCGACCGCGCGATCCGCCGGCGCCTGATCGGGGTCGCCACCGAGATCGTCGAGATGGGCTTCGACGGCGGGGACCGCGCCGACACGCTGCTCGACCAGGCCGAGGGGCGCATCCTCGACATCGGGCGCCAGAACGCGCGCGAGACCTTCCGCAGCCTGCAGGACGAGATGCAGAGCACCTTCGACTACGTCGAGGCGGTGATGGGCCGGGGGGGCGAGCTCACCGGCGTGCCGACCGGCTTCAAGGAGCTCGACGAGAAGACCGGCGGGCTCCAGCCCGGGGAGCTCTTCATCCTGGCCGCCCGCCCGAGCATGGGCAAGACGGCGCTCGCGCTCAACATCGCGCGCAACGCCGCGGTGCTGCACCGCAAGAAGGTCGCGGTGTTCTCGCTCGAGATGACCGCACAGGCGCTGGTGCTGCGCATGCTCTCCGCCGAGGCCGAGGTGGACCAGTCGCGGATCCGCAGCGGCTACCTCACGACCCACGACTACAAGCGCCTGCGCGACGCGGCCGGCGCGATCGGACACGCCGACATCTGGATCGACGACTCGGGCATGATCACCGTGCTCGAGATGAAGGCGAAGTGCCGGCGCATGAAGAAGGACCGCGGCCTCGACCTGGTGATGGTCGACTACCTCCAGCTCGCGCACGGCGACGGGCGCAACGAGCGCCGCGAGCAGGAGATCTCCGAGATCAGCCGCGGCTTGAAGGCGATGGCGAAGGAGCTCGAGATCCCGGTGATCGCGCTCTCGCAGCTCAACCGCGGCCCCGAGAACCGGCCCGGCAAGGACAAGCGCCCGATGCTGGCGGACCTGCGCGAGTCGGGCGCCATCGAGCAGGACGCCGACGTGATCGCCTTCATCTACCGCGACTGGTTCTACAACCGTGACGACCCGGGCAAGGAGGACCTGGCCGAGCTGATCATCTCGAAGCAGCGCAACGGCCCGACCGGCACGATCGAGCTCACCTTCCTGTCGCGCCTCGCGCAGTTCCGCGACCGCTCGGCCTTCGTCCCCGACGACCAGGGCCCGCCGCGCGGCGGCAGCGGCTTCCTGCCGCCCGACGAGGACGGCAGCGAGCCGGGCGACTTCCTCTAG
- the mpl gene encoding UDP-N-acetylmuramate:L-alanyl-gamma-D-glutamyl-meso-diaminopimelate ligase yields MRAALPARLEHVHLIAIAGTGMGALAGFLRARGLRVTGSDRALYPPMSEMLAGWGIPVSLGFEAAHLEPRPDLVVIGNAVRPDNPEARAAIEGGIPYRSFPDALHELAMAGRHAVVVAGTHGKTTTTSLLGALLAGVGLDPSVLVGGVALDFEGPFRDGSGPHFVVEGDEYDTAFFDKTPKFLHYHPRTLLLTSVEFDHADIYRDLAHVQEAFRALVRGMPAGGAIVAALDDPNVCDVLAGAPPPVVGYGLGTAEHGFRAVDLDPGPAGTAFRVLRDGTEVARARVPLYGRHNVANALGALATAVVLGAPVEAAAAALARFRGVRRRQEVRGTVAGVTVLDDFAHHPTAVRETVAAMRARFPGRRLVAVLEPRSNTSRRALFQADFAEALAGADRAVVAVVPHEPIYSNTGVVTEYLDAGRLAEDLRAGGVDAEAIEGVEAIVERLGATSRAGDVVLVMSNGDFGGLWGKLLERLGRSAS; encoded by the coding sequence GTGAGGGCTGCCCTGCCCGCGCGGCTCGAGCACGTCCACCTGATCGCGATCGCGGGCACCGGGATGGGCGCACTCGCCGGCTTCCTGCGCGCGCGCGGCCTGCGCGTCACCGGCTCCGACCGGGCGCTCTACCCCCCGATGAGCGAGATGCTGGCCGGCTGGGGCATCCCGGTGTCGCTCGGCTTCGAGGCCGCGCACCTGGAGCCGCGCCCGGACCTGGTCGTGATCGGCAACGCGGTGCGCCCCGACAACCCGGAGGCGCGCGCCGCGATCGAGGGCGGCATCCCCTACCGCTCCTTCCCCGACGCCCTCCACGAGCTCGCGATGGCAGGCCGCCACGCCGTGGTGGTGGCCGGCACGCACGGGAAGACCACCACGACGAGCCTGCTCGGCGCGCTGCTCGCCGGGGTGGGCCTCGATCCGTCGGTCCTGGTGGGGGGCGTAGCGCTCGACTTCGAGGGCCCGTTCCGGGACGGCTCCGGCCCGCACTTCGTCGTCGAGGGCGACGAGTACGACACCGCCTTCTTCGACAAGACCCCGAAGTTCCTGCACTACCACCCGCGCACGCTGCTCCTCACCTCGGTCGAGTTCGACCACGCCGACATCTACCGCGATCTCGCGCACGTGCAGGAGGCCTTCCGCGCCCTGGTGCGCGGGATGCCGGCCGGCGGCGCGATCGTGGCCGCGCTCGACGACCCGAACGTGTGCGACGTGCTGGCCGGCGCGCCGCCGCCGGTCGTCGGCTACGGGCTCGGCACGGCCGAGCACGGCTTCCGCGCCGTGGACCTCGACCCGGGCCCCGCCGGCACCGCGTTCCGCGTGCTCCGCGACGGCACGGAGGTGGCGCGCGCGCGGGTGCCCCTCTACGGCCGCCACAACGTCGCCAACGCGCTCGGCGCGCTCGCGACGGCGGTGGTGCTGGGCGCGCCGGTCGAGGCCGCGGCCGCGGCCCTGGCGCGCTTCCGCGGCGTGCGCCGCCGGCAGGAGGTGCGCGGCACCGTGGCCGGCGTCACCGTGCTCGACGACTTCGCGCACCACCCGACGGCGGTGCGCGAGACCGTGGCCGCGATGCGCGCGCGCTTTCCCGGCCGGCGCCTGGTGGCGGTACTCGAGCCGCGCTCGAACACGAGCCGCCGCGCGCTCTTCCAGGCCGACTTCGCCGAGGCGCTGGCGGGTGCCGACCGCGCCGTGGTCGCGGTCGTCCCGCACGAGCCGATCTACAGCAACACCGGCGTCGTGACCGAGTACCTCGACGCCGGGCGCCTCGCCGAGGACCTGCGCGCCGGCGGCGTGGACGCCGAGGCGATCGAGGGGGTCGAGGCGATCGTCGAGCGGCTCGGGGCGACGAGCCGCGCGGGCGACGTCGTCCTGGTGATGAGCAACGGCGACTTCGGGGGCCTGTGGGGCAAGCTGCTCGAGCGGCTCGGCCGCAGCGCCTCGTGA
- a CDS encoding alkaline phosphatase family protein, producing MPGLLGLLLAALLACSHAAAAAPATVLLVSLDGTRPADVAELPLFRRIAERGAAAEALVPVFPSNTFPNHVTFVTGVEPDRHGIVNNTFRDPKRGRFRYDDDPTWLEAEPLWSLLARAGLPSASYHWVGSEGPWRDGRGPRDWERFDARVPAQRKVDRILAWLDREEPAERPRFVTCWLPGADASGHRLGPGTPLSDVALAEQEAALTALVAGLEARGLLASTTLLLVSDHGMARVEHSLDLEAELARAGVRADVIGGGGFATVQLGRGAGQREPAERRAAIGRAVEVARKLGLEAFARGATPPEWPAANPRFGDLVVVAPVGTAIVDGSRALAVPAAALGLGLEGAHGHRPDAPEMAGIFFALGRGVAPGARPGRVRALDVAPTVLALLDVPQPGAMTGRPIPLQAPPRAVATEDPAR from the coding sequence ATGCCGGGGCTCCTCGGACTCCTCCTCGCCGCGCTCCTCGCGTGCAGCCACGCCGCGGCGGCGGCGCCGGCGACCGTACTCCTGGTCTCGCTCGACGGGACGCGCCCCGCCGACGTGGCGGAGCTCCCGCTCTTCCGCCGCATCGCCGAGCGTGGCGCCGCCGCCGAGGCCCTGGTCCCGGTCTTCCCCTCGAACACCTTCCCGAACCACGTGACCTTCGTGACCGGCGTCGAGCCCGACCGGCACGGGATCGTGAACAACACCTTCCGCGACCCGAAGCGCGGCCGCTTCCGCTACGACGACGATCCCACCTGGCTCGAGGCGGAGCCGCTCTGGTCGCTGCTCGCGCGCGCGGGCCTCCCCTCGGCCTCCTACCACTGGGTCGGCTCGGAGGGCCCCTGGCGCGACGGGCGCGGCCCGCGCGACTGGGAGCGCTTCGACGCACGCGTGCCCGCGCAGCGCAAGGTGGACCGGATCCTTGCCTGGCTCGATCGCGAGGAGCCCGCCGAGCGGCCGCGCTTCGTCACCTGCTGGCTGCCGGGCGCCGACGCCAGCGGCCATCGTCTGGGCCCGGGCACGCCCCTGTCCGACGTGGCGCTCGCCGAACAGGAGGCCGCGCTCACGGCGCTCGTCGCGGGGCTCGAGGCGCGCGGGCTCCTCGCGTCGACGACGCTGCTGCTGGTCTCGGACCACGGGATGGCGCGCGTCGAGCACAGCCTCGACCTCGAGGCGGAGCTCGCGCGGGCGGGGGTGCGCGCCGACGTGATCGGCGGCGGCGGCTTCGCGACCGTGCAGCTCGGGCGCGGCGCCGGGCAGCGCGAGCCGGCCGAGCGGCGCGCCGCGATCGGGCGCGCGGTCGAGGTCGCCCGCAAGCTCGGGCTCGAGGCCTTCGCGCGCGGCGCGACGCCCCCGGAGTGGCCGGCCGCGAACCCGCGCTTCGGCGACCTCGTCGTCGTGGCGCCGGTCGGCACCGCGATCGTCGACGGCTCGCGCGCGCTGGCGGTGCCGGCGGCCGCGCTCGGCCTGGGCCTCGAGGGCGCGCACGGCCACCGGCCCGACGCGCCCGAGATGGCGGGCATCTTCTTCGCGCTCGGGCGGGGCGTCGCCCCCGGCGCGCGCCCCGGCCGCGTGCGCGCGCTCGACGTCGCGCCTACCGTCCTCGCCCTGCTCGACGTTCCCCAGCCCGGCGCGATGACGGGCCGTCCCATCCCGCTGCAGGCGCCGCCGCGGGCGGTCGCGACGGAGGATCCGGCACGATGA
- a CDS encoding LD-carboxypeptidase: MPPALLKPHALRPGAAIGIAAPAAAVDPETLAAGEERWRQAGFAVVRRGDLLARHRYLAGDDARRAAELMELVADPRVGAIVCARGGYGTPRILDRLDAAAVRAARKPLVGFSDVTALLLWQRRAAGLVGFHGPMLDRGGDLRDEELAALVAALGGGGPARPAWKGAAGGGGCAEGRLTGGSLTMVVASLGTPWEIDTRGALLLLEDVGERPYRLDRLLAQLRSAGKLARVAGIGLGRFERCDEPDGSVSAWEVLREVVEELGVPWVAGLPFGHGAPNLPWPVGARARLDGTRAELQFLERGVSDRP, encoded by the coding sequence GTGCCGCCCGCGCTCCTGAAGCCCCACGCGCTGCGGCCCGGCGCGGCGATCGGGATCGCGGCGCCGGCGGCCGCCGTGGACCCCGAGACGCTCGCGGCCGGCGAGGAGCGCTGGCGCCAGGCGGGCTTCGCCGTGGTGCGCCGCGGTGACCTGCTGGCGCGCCACCGCTACCTGGCCGGCGACGACGCGCGGCGCGCCGCCGAGCTGATGGAGCTGGTCGCGGACCCGCGCGTCGGCGCGATCGTGTGCGCGCGCGGCGGCTACGGCACGCCGCGCATCCTCGACCGCCTCGACGCCGCCGCCGTGCGCGCGGCGCGCAAGCCGCTGGTCGGCTTCAGCGACGTGACGGCGCTCCTGCTCTGGCAGCGCCGCGCCGCCGGCCTGGTCGGCTTCCACGGCCCGATGCTCGACCGCGGCGGCGACCTGCGCGACGAGGAGCTCGCCGCGCTGGTCGCCGCGCTCGGCGGCGGCGGGCCCGCGCGCCCGGCCTGGAAGGGCGCCGCGGGCGGCGGCGGGTGTGCCGAGGGCCGGCTCACCGGCGGCTCGCTCACGATGGTGGTGGCCTCGCTCGGTACGCCCTGGGAGATCGACACGCGCGGCGCCCTGCTCCTGCTCGAGGACGTGGGCGAGCGCCCCTATCGCCTCGACCGCCTGCTCGCGCAGCTCCGCAGCGCCGGCAAGCTCGCGCGCGTCGCCGGGATCGGGCTCGGGCGTTTCGAGCGCTGCGACGAGCCGGACGGCTCGGTGAGCGCCTGGGAGGTGCTGCGCGAGGTCGTGGAGGAGCTCGGCGTCCCGTGGGTGGCGGGCCTCCCCTTCGGCCACGGCGCGCCGAACCTGCCCTGGCCGGTGGGCGCCCGCGCGCGCCTCGACGGCACGCGGGCCGAGCTGCAATTTCTCGAGCGGGGGGTGAGCGACCGGCCATGA
- a CDS encoding serine hydrolase has product MKHARIRRKLARVDRALDKAIADAEIPGAVVLARMRRDGEWLEHCSVRGLAAVRPERIPMARETVFDLASLTKPIATATAVLLLVAEGAIDLDEPLAKYVPAAGERGKEQVRVRHLLTHSAGLRPWRPFHEALLERERKKGERLLGTPAAKEAILERIHRSTLVHEPGEAAVYGDLDFMLLGELVETVAKQPLDEFCAARIFAPLGLADTRFVRLGDGQPPLPDALRRRFAATENCPWRGRILWGEVHDPNAWAMGGVAGHAGLFAPADDVLRFAGAVLDAWHGRGEADPVLARVLPREWLHRFLTRQEGKALDPAGSAPATWTLGWDTPTPGASSSGRYFTPGATVGHLGFTGTSLWIDLAREAVVVMLTNRVHLVAKRSPFKLRAVVHDLVMESFLAE; this is encoded by the coding sequence ATGAAGCACGCGCGGATCCGACGCAAGCTCGCGCGCGTGGACCGCGCGCTCGACAAGGCGATCGCCGACGCCGAGATCCCGGGCGCCGTCGTGCTGGCGCGCATGCGGCGCGACGGCGAGTGGCTCGAGCACTGCTCGGTGCGCGGGCTCGCGGCCGTGCGGCCCGAGCGGATCCCGATGGCGCGCGAGACGGTCTTCGACCTGGCGTCGCTCACCAAGCCGATCGCCACCGCGACGGCGGTCCTGCTGCTCGTCGCCGAGGGCGCGATCGACCTCGACGAGCCGCTCGCCAAGTACGTGCCCGCCGCCGGCGAGCGCGGCAAGGAGCAGGTGCGGGTGCGCCACCTGCTCACGCACAGCGCGGGGCTGCGGCCCTGGCGTCCCTTCCACGAGGCGCTGCTCGAACGCGAGCGCAAGAAGGGCGAGCGCCTGCTCGGCACGCCGGCGGCGAAGGAGGCGATCCTCGAGCGCATCCACCGCTCGACGCTCGTGCACGAGCCCGGCGAGGCCGCCGTCTACGGCGACCTCGACTTCATGCTGCTCGGCGAGCTGGTCGAGACGGTGGCGAAGCAGCCGCTCGACGAGTTCTGCGCCGCGCGCATCTTCGCCCCGCTCGGGCTCGCGGACACCCGCTTCGTGCGGCTCGGCGACGGCCAGCCGCCGCTCCCGGACGCCCTGCGCCGCCGCTTCGCCGCCACCGAGAACTGCCCCTGGCGAGGGCGCATCCTGTGGGGCGAGGTGCACGACCCGAACGCCTGGGCGATGGGCGGCGTCGCCGGCCACGCCGGCCTGTTCGCGCCGGCCGACGACGTGCTGCGCTTCGCGGGCGCGGTGCTCGACGCCTGGCACGGCCGGGGCGAGGCCGATCCCGTCCTCGCGCGCGTGCTGCCGCGCGAGTGGCTGCACCGCTTCCTCACCCGGCAGGAGGGCAAGGCCCTCGACCCGGCGGGCTCCGCACCGGCCACCTGGACGCTCGGCTGGGACACGCCGACCCCGGGCGCCTCGAGCTCCGGCCGCTACTTCACGCCGGGCGCCACGGTCGGGCACCTCGGCTTCACGGGCACCTCGCTCTGGATCGACCTCGCGCGCGAAGCCGTGGTGGTGATGCTCACCAACCGGGTCCACCTGGTGGCCAAGCGCAGCCCGTTCAAGCTCCGGGCCGTCGTGCACGATCTGGTGATGGAGTCGTTCCTGGCGGAGTAG
- a CDS encoding Mrp/NBP35 family ATP-binding protein, which yields MATPPVTAEQVLAALRPIIDPDFGKSIVDLGFVKHLAIEGGRVAFEIELTTPACPVKAEFERAAKERVAALPGVTGVAVTMTANTRGRRGAAQPQGAVLPGVRNVLAVASGKGGVGKSTVAVNLALALRETGATVGLLDADVYGPSLPLLTGVTGRPETRERRIVPHEGYGLRLMSMGFFVTDDSPVIWRGPMVHGLIRQFLSDVEWGELDYLIVDLPPGTGDAALTLTQQAPLSGAVIVTTANDLSLIDARKGLSMFEKVSVPVLGIVENMSYFVPPDLPERRYYLFGQGGGERVAKELGLEFLGEVPIDPRVVEGGDLGKPILAYAPDAPPAVVLRAIAGRVARKLAVLGESAPKPADANITWVSS from the coding sequence ATGGCCACTCCCCCCGTCACCGCCGAGCAGGTGCTCGCCGCGCTGCGGCCGATCATCGACCCCGACTTCGGCAAGAGCATCGTGGACCTGGGCTTCGTGAAACACCTCGCGATCGAAGGCGGGCGCGTCGCCTTCGAGATCGAGCTCACGACCCCCGCCTGCCCCGTGAAGGCGGAGTTCGAGCGCGCCGCGAAGGAGCGCGTGGCGGCGCTGCCCGGCGTCACCGGGGTGGCGGTCACGATGACCGCCAACACGCGCGGCCGCCGCGGCGCGGCGCAGCCCCAGGGCGCGGTCCTGCCGGGCGTGCGCAACGTGCTGGCGGTGGCCTCGGGCAAGGGCGGCGTCGGCAAGAGCACCGTCGCGGTGAACCTGGCGCTCGCGCTGCGCGAGACCGGCGCCACCGTGGGCCTGCTCGACGCCGACGTCTACGGCCCCTCGCTGCCGCTCCTGACCGGCGTCACGGGGCGCCCCGAGACCCGCGAGCGGCGCATCGTCCCGCACGAGGGCTACGGCCTCCGCCTGATGTCGATGGGCTTCTTCGTGACCGACGACTCGCCGGTGATCTGGCGCGGCCCCATGGTGCACGGTCTCATCCGGCAGTTCCTGAGCGACGTCGAGTGGGGCGAGCTCGACTACCTGATCGTCGACCTGCCGCCCGGCACCGGCGACGCGGCGCTGACCCTCACCCAGCAGGCGCCGCTCTCGGGCGCGGTGATCGTCACCACCGCCAACGACCTGTCGCTGATCGACGCCCGCAAGGGCCTCTCGATGTTCGAGAAGGTGAGCGTGCCGGTGCTCGGCATCGTCGAGAACATGTCGTACTTCGTGCCGCCGGACCTGCCCGAGCGCCGCTACTACCTCTTCGGCCAGGGCGGCGGCGAGCGGGTCGCGAAGGAGCTCGGCCTCGAGTTCCTGGGCGAGGTGCCGATCGACCCGCGGGTGGTCGAGGGCGGTGACCTCGGCAAGCCGATCCTGGCCTACGCGCCCGACGCACCGCCCGCCGTGGTGCTGCGCGCGATCGCCGGGCGCGTCGCGCGCAAGCTCGCGGTGCTCGGCGAGAGCGCCCCGAAGCCCGCCGACGCGAACATCACCTGGGTCAGCTCGTAG